CTAATTGGTGCTGCCATCCTAGGTCTATTTAAAGATGTTGATAGGAGTTTATTAATTTCCTAAGATAATTTACTCTCGAATGAACTAGCCAGGAAATTAAAAAGTGTATGGGAAGTTTTAGAAACTGGGAGCTTTGCTTGAAGATTAGGAACTGGCCACCAGTGGTGGATATCAGGGAGGGAAGATCGCTTCATATTCGGAACACCTATTTGAAAACGACATCTAACAGAAGTTGCAGTCCAGCTACATTTCGGCAGGTGCGAAAAGTGAATGCCAAATGAGTCAACAGTTAGATCTTAAAAAGGCTACTTGACTCGAAAAAGACCTTACTTGTGCTTAAATAACGGTGACAAAAAAGTGAGAGTGTAGCAAAGATCCTGGCATCGCTTTTTACAGTGATGCATCAGAGAAACGGATGGGTATGGATTCCATGCTAGAGGCTCTTCAATGATGAGGGCAAGCATTTCTTTCGACATCGGAACCCAGGTTCTTTACATGTCTGGTGGGGACCGTGTCTGCAGATTGACAGCGACAATGTGCATCACTGTGTGTTACTCCAGAAGCAGAACAATGGCCCTTGTCATATCACAAAGATCACCCAAGCCTACCTCTTCGACGTTAGCATCGTCATAATGGACAGGCCAGCTTTTACCCAGGACCTCTATCCTATCAAACACCCGTAAATTTGTCCAGATTTcattttatacaattaaaaaaaaaagttttgagtGGAAAAGCCAATCATGTAAAGTTACTCCGTTTCTTTGCTCGCGAATGTATATCTCTGAAATTCTTTAGTGCACACAGGTTTCCTCGTGATATTTTCCACcatcaaaataaactaaattcaaacgtatataaatacctactcaaATTGTGTCGAGCTCGATGGCTTGCGTTACGTACCTTAGTGAAAGTTTGCAATGATACGTCGGTGAAACTCGTGGATTTGATGTACTGAGCCTTTTGCGACCTGTAAGAAACTTGACTTTATGGAGGAAGTTTTCTCGTCAGATCGAGCAAAATGAGCATGAACGAACACCTTTAAATAGTAAACGAGCACGAATAGTAGTGGTAGTGTGTTTGACGAAAATATTACTGGCATGTAGGGTGATTACTGATTAGTTAGTTGTCATCAGTTGTCTAAAATGTTAAGCAATCAAAAAATTTATAACATGGGCCCAATTTTGCTAAATCAAGATTAAATTTCATGATTGTTCTTATCAATAAGTAATACCAATTAACTGGATTTTATCTACGGTAGTCAGGAACTTTCTCCAATTTAACCTCTGACAgaggtttttctatgggagaccCATTTCTGTAAAAATGGCAAATACAAAAAAGTGGAAATTCCATGTAACTACCTCACCGTGGTCAAATCAAAagagttaaatatttaataaaagacaATTTAATAAGGTATTAAGAAGCTCACCAAGCTTAAAGAAAAAACGATGTTTATGAGAAACACCTCAGAAATTCTCTCAGAAGACGCTGTTCAAAAAGTGTTAGATAAATAAAATGAGATATAGTATCTACCCTAAATacatggaagatcaagaaaaatGCTCTAtagaccctgaaatattgcgtttatgtgtatagttgtatCGAATGGAAACCGAGAAGTTAAACCATTGATTTTACCAATCATTCACCTTCATTAGTTGTTCTGTTTCATTATAACTAAGATTTTTTAACCAAGACAACTATTGTTTGAGCTTCACCTGCATTATAGTTCTTAATatcacaatatttatttactttattatatcTTTTTGCAAAAACAGTCTTTGTCGTGGGAACAGGCAACTTAAAAACGCGCTTATTATGAGAAGTTCCATTTGCTGACTTGACTAATTCACGGTGCATTATCATTGTCAACCTAATGATAGCAAGTTTACGGACACTGAGCACATCCATATCCTTATATACGTCTATTTACTGTAGGGTAAAACCAGGGTTTTTTAAGGATTACCTTCTGTGCTCTTTCTAAGGTAAAAAAATCTCTGTGCTTTTTCTAAGGTAATAGCCCCTCCCCATACGGTGATGCAGTAAGTTAAATCGGCTGACAAAGTacagtatatatataattttaagtagACTTCTGTCAGGTGCATCTCTAAGTTTCTTCatcacataaattaattttcttactcCAGCAACATGTAACATAAAAGGCGAAAACTTCGATTCgcgcttttattttaaataccattGTATTTACCTTAATATAATAGTAACTAcatattactataaaaaatgcACTGCTCAAAAAGTATCACGAAGTAAAATGAAAACTCCATAATATAATGTGCTGCTACTTTATTGCCGATCCACTCCTTAGCAACATCAAGAGACTAAGTACGGTTTCAGGTTCACAGATGGAATcatcaattaaataaaactagtaTATTTTATCTAAGCCCAGACTATCCGAATGAAAAACTATGTTATCGCCTTCATAGCCAGCGCGAGCTAAGCGCTAAGCGTTTAGCCGATTACGTGGTTTATCCGCTTTGTAGCAAAAAGCGCCAAAAACAGAAAACTCCTAGCGGGTTGCtgacagtgaatgtgttaagattGTCACGCTGCTGACACAAAACACGATATAATTTTACGGTAGATAGGTATCAATAATAAGCGGTATGTTCGGGAGTTCTGTATTCGTTACGCACAGTTGTGAAGAAGGCATGAGAAGCGGTCGACCGCTCGATTACACCCTTTAGCACGGTTTTCGTGTGACCGCCCGGCTGACGAGTGAGGCCGCGCCCTGGACGCAAGCGGTGCGCGACGCAGCGAGCGGAAAATCAAGGCCAGTCATACATTGCGCTCGACGAAATATATGAACGGCCTTGACTTGCCAAGTTGCCACTCGCCGCGCTGCGCGCCgtttgcgtccagtccgcggcctgaAGGCATCGAagcagatattttatttttgtttccgAATGTTTCTTGATGACCCATTTCTAATGGCTTACCGATTTTAAAACGAATCGCAAGACAGAGGAacgtttgtttaattattttaagtagaaaTACCTACTAACGAAAACCACAGCCCTTCGCGGTAGTCTCATCGACTGAGCTACCGAAACATACCCTTCTGCTACAAACATTTCTACCATAGGTATAtcttacaagtttttttttttcccattTTTCCTTTTACTTCTAACATCACGGGTTTGCTTATTGTCACTTTGCAATTTTACCatcttacaggccaattcgaatgtataCTGACATAAAACCAATATCAGATTAGACCGCGTTTATTTAACTCAGACTTTTCCGCAcaagtattagtgcgagcgagacacgCGCACGAATATCACTCTAATATCGGTTTAGTGTCAGTGCACGTTATTTGCCTGTTAGGCTCTTATAACAAAATGCTGCCTAATAGAAACCAGATATTCTACACATGGTAAAAGATGGTTACAAAGAGCACTCAAATGCTTTTCGATCCCACATGATATATGGTTATCTGAAGTTTATTTGCTTTTTTGATGGTTTGCAATTGTTGGTTACTCTCAGAAATGTGTATGCTTGATTTTGAATTCTTTTAGTTGGTATGTGAAACAAACTATTACACCGCTTGACGAAAACCATTACTGAATATGTACAAAACAAGCTGCTAATACTGCAAACATTTTAATGATAATATAATTCATACACCTTACAATTTAATATAGGCTTCGAACAATATTTACTAGAAGAGTCAATTACTATCATCCATTCTGCAATAGATAATGTTTTTGTACGTATTGGATCACAATAATACCCAAATATCCTAATTGGCTGTCAGACGTCTGGGTTCACGCTCATCGGCATCGAATCTGCTCTTGACACGAATAGAAAGTCGATCGAAATACGAAAACCGTTTTGTAAACACTTAAGATCCTCATTTTGTTTTCAttcaaaaagtgaaaaaataaacCAACAATGCTGACTAAATAAGAAAACTTAGGTGTGTCTGCCACTTGTCCTTCGCTTTAAATGTATGCTTTTTTGCAGTTtatctacctacttaatttttttacactacGACACGAAGCGGACACCAAAGTATTTAGACGCTTGCGACTCCAGCGGTATCATAATTACGTGCGTTGCCAGCCCTTTACAAGTGTATGCAAATATAAACGAAAGCTTAAGGGATACAAAGTATCGTAAAGGGTGTCACGTTCAGTATCGATCAAACGAAGGCCCAGGTGAAATAGACGGCTGAGTTCAGCgaaaattaatgattttatgAGAAGTCATCGAAATTTGGCTTCGAATGTTAATAACTATGAGAACAGATAAAATCTGGCTAAAGTGTAGTAGATCCTGGTTTCCTGGCATTAAAATAATGAACGGATATATTCAACTTGCAttcatactttttaaaataatcaagTTATATATAAATGAGGTTAGCAAGAATAATCAGGaacacaaaattattaatttctcCATAACCAGAATTCTCGCTGAACAtatatggagatcaaatcggTATTTCTTATCGTATCATTGGCTTTTGTTTGATTTGTAGTGAAATCGATACCGTGAATATAGCACACAAAAGTTATTTTACCTCAGCATGATAAAAAGGATGCATTTTTGGTATTCCTGTGACTTGAGATGCCATTGACTTTCATAGGCTGCTTGAGCGATGTCGACACTCTGAAAATGTATAAAAGTGGGTCAAAGTTGGACTACTATCGATCTTAACTGTGGTCTTATAAATCGGTTTTCGAAAACGGCTCTTACGTTTTTGGATAAAGTGTATGACGTCGGATCGATTTAGCACTATTcattctaagaaaaaaacgttttaTAGAGTGTAGACTCTAGAAACAATTTTTGACACTATACAATAGAAAAAGAAAAGCGACAATAACAAGAAGcattataaaatttcatttactaGATAATGGACGAGTACTTGAGTACCTAAATAAgattattttcaattgaaacTTACAGCATCAGTGAGATTTTGCCCATAGTAACAGCATGTAAAAATGCAAACTAAAATTATGTTTGCTGCAAACAAGTTTTTGATGCTTTCAGGGCTGCAATGTATCTGAAACATTTTTCTATGATTGATTAATAATTACTGATTAAACTGACTAGAAACtgcatttttaataattttataaatttatctcAATTTGTTGTCACACGTCACATTATAAatgatttctaaataaaattaatttgtgaACATTTAATGACGCACTTGGGTGTGTACCTACCAATGGCATTTGATTTCCACTGGTTTGCTCATTTtggcaaataaaacaaatgttttcACAATACGTTTCTGTGAAATATGCTTTGGCTTGCACAGATTTGTATGAAGCCTCGCTCCTGCTGTGTCTTAAGGCTCGTCACTTACGTAAGTACTGCCAAGATGAGCTCTTAGGGTCAGTCGCAACAACCACTATTGATGGACTGATCAACGCCACCCAGCGGAGAACCATGAAATTTCTCGTTCAATAAAATTTTGTGAATATTTTAAGGGTGATACACGTTTTAGCACTTCCGAGCCTTATGTAAACCAATCAAATTATAACCACCACGggcccacgttgggcgccaaaTGTAATAATTGCGCTTGAGGTGTCAACttttcgttattattattaatcgtttgtcttaatttgtcatttaaagTAATGTTTTTGAAAGGGATATAAcataaattaatgcttttaatgtTTTATGAATAGGTGTTAAGAGGAAGGGGACAGCCTTTTCTCCATACACACTTAGTCCCCATTtacctctctgaatattgacattgtggaaaatatgtttacataatcTGATGCATATTATcgatagctatgcccctactaATATAAATCGGTGAGAAAAAGCTTTGAGTATCAAAAACTAAGGCAAATGTATGTGAACAAAGAATGGTTGAAGTGGTGACATCTGTCCTAACCTTTCAATgcattgtaaaaattaggagcgaaaaacagattttaaacaaatttttaaatgctcctaactcgtataataattaaaaatttgaaaaaaaaaaaacgcaccTAGGGGCATATGTAGCTTTGGTTGATGTACAACagattgtgtcaaaatattttcaataatgttaaaatgtccagagaggaaagtgaggactacgtttgtatgaaaaggcgagcGTCAATTCTTGTCTAATGTAACACAACTCAACTGTCGacactgatttttttttcattattgtgTTTATAACTAATGTATTATGATTTGATAATATATCCGGAGGGAAAAATACCCGTGTGATAATACGATACCTAATTCTAAAAACCACGGCTAGTTGCGAAAATCAGAAAACGGCGTTAATATTATGTGATATACTTACTCGAGCAGCAAACCCAAAGAAACACATGGTTCCAGAAAAGAAAGCCAAGTGGATGATAAAGATGGCACCAAACGCGTTGCTCAGCTCAACCATCAAACTGtaaaaatatcttcaaaaataatacttcttttttgttttttaatactacgtcagtagcaaacaagcatacggcccgcctgatggtaagcagtctccgtagcctatggacgcctgcaactccaatgAATATGATAGTTTGATAGAAAAGATTAGactgttttaattaattaatttattttaagctttaCTGCAATAAATCATCAATAGTTACAAAAGGCTATCTTACTTTACTGCCTTATAGCATTCATTTATTTCACTATTTATTTCAACCAGTCAATCATTAACTTGAGTAGAAACGTAAGCATAAATATCCGGAAATTTTTAAGAGGCTCTCATTCATAAAACTAAGCAAGCCTCTGTAAAAAATTATCTCTTTCCTACAAACACAGgtgtcaaaatgacggataggGATAAAAGATTATCCACGGCTTATTAGATTTGACAGACATTTATCAGTAACGCTTTTAGAAACCAGGGAACAGAGAGAGGGAGAATTTTATAAGTAACGTTTTCTTTTATTCAACTAAACGCCTATGATCGCTACGCGACTACCTCACATAATACGAATGAAAAATGAGGTCGCGTGTCAATACACCCCGATGTCAATACATCGTGTGCCGGTTAGTCGAATCCGGcgaatgttttaattaaatagcgCTATATTTAAATTCTACACACCGTTTTTAGGTACAAAAAGACCTCGACTTAAGTAAAGTAGTAAATCAGGTTTTTTccaaaatatatgtataggCCAAGGCTATACTAAACAATTTCTTGAAAAATTAGTTGTAATAGCGAATACGCTTGATTACATTACGTTACAAGTGTGTGTTACATGTCCATCGTCTCgtcttgtgttttttttaattaatcataataaaatgtatttgaagttaattaattttaatcgcTTTATCATGATTTACATGAAAACTTTGAAAAAATAACGAAACTATGTCCTCAACTGACGCGACAAATAAGAGGTGTTTGACGATTTATATTATTGATGCCATTTAAAAAGTAGTAAAACTATATAGTTTGTGTCAATcacgatgatgcgcagatttatcaaatctaacctttaatgtgacatgacaatacgagtcaacgcacgcgtcttcatgaatgacacgatctcaGTCTCAGCTTTCATCAACTCAAACTTGCagcatgtatttttgatacgaccacattatcaatgttaaaaaaatggatgacttttatttttccatacaaaataattcagcaagcaatgtatcactactcgTACTTTGTTTTACCTCAAAACCTCGCATCAATAACGCGATGTCACAACTCGGCCGCCTTAAGGAAAAAACCGTAACTGACAAGTTTCGAGAAAAAGCCAAAAAACTTTGCACTCCTGTTCAAATACGTAAAATGCAAAGTACAAAGTAGAAACTTTTGTTAATTATAGAATttttatgtattgtatataatttgattatcataatatataatatgtattgttGTGGAGACAGCAAAGCTGGCTTTTAAACTATCGACTAAGCCAGTTGATGGGTTCAAGCTCTCAATGGATCGTGAGAAAGTACTTCTGCTGCGGCAGGATAGGACATTGAAATGATCAGTACACCTTGCGTTTTAAGTACCGTTTGACAGGAAGAGATACATCTTTAGGCTATGCTTCCTAAAAAACCAAGCCAAAAACTGTGGTTTGCTCCGAAGAAAAAGAGGAAAATGTTTGTGAAACTAATGAACTAGACGACATATATCAAACACTGAATTTGGGATGtgagttaattaaaaaaatattaggtatcTATGTTTTTAAAGCAAACAATAGAAGGAATTGTATTTGATTTAGAAGTGGACAGAGGTTCAGATATAACcacaataaataaaagtgtCAGAAATAAAGTTTTTCCACAAATCAACATAaaccatataataatataatgtattaatgttaaattttaaatgtatatgaatgttatgatttaaatgtataattatggaCCTGGTCtgaaatacctaaataatatgattgattgataaaaaactctaaatatatacttatgcttTTTCTTTTTCAAACAGGAAGTGAGATTACCGAAATGGCGTGTAGTAATGCTTGTTTAAATCGTGACCTGTTAGAGATAAAGAAAGACGTGCTAGATAGAAAAATCACATTTTTCTTCCTGATTTCGAGGGTCTCAATAACTCAATTTCGCAAAAATTGTTACTTATGGTTTTTTTCCTTAAGGCGACagaactgtcacaagtgatcacgatgtacgaaatacattgctgttcgaaaaaaaaacaaaaattaattatggtgCTGTGGTTAAGAGTAAATAATTTCTTTCACAATAATTTTTtaacactaaaacctacgtcttgtttaattttgtcattatatcaaaaatacacacagtaTACGGAGCAATGTTTATCGTGTTTGAATACTTTGAATTATTGCTTACTTCAGTAAATTTTGGTGATGCGGGATGAGTTTTTTCAACGTGTTCTCCGCTTGTTCAACGCCCACATCATGCAAGTGTCTGAGGTCCGCTTGCAGCATCACGAACATCAGGCGGAGGTGGTGCATAGCGGCGTTCATAAATAGCAGGTCGAAAGTTACTAGGTAGCCTACATCCTGtactatattaaaattattaatatttaattctgTAAAACCATCCAATTACGAtccaaaataaattcaaatatcttcgtggtgtatttaaatatatcatAGATCTAAGGCCAAATATTTGTCTAAATGAATAAAAAGGAAACTcggaaaaaaaagaacattggTGTTGATCCGTAAAATGTGTTGAAAAGGGATTGAGGGGGCAGAAAAGACACGAATGTTTTCAGTTACTACTTTGATTTTCCGGCTCAGGTTGCTCTAAGAGTAATTTCATTATACTCttagac
The nucleotide sequence above comes from Cydia pomonella isolate Wapato2018A chromosome 2, ilCydPomo1, whole genome shotgun sequence. Encoded proteins:
- the LOC133515353 gene encoding odorant receptor 49b-like isoform X2 — translated: MSEFTNFEPMFQETYKFILDRIKSNQIYIMDEVSWRGHLCWIKLVVIILAAISHTAGVFERIGQGADLVELSTDLSAVLILWQVTLLYIQFCLNRKLLKNFILHMGSNWRTDDQLRPDMIAVKHDYVSTFLSWITVQDVGYLVTFDLLFMNAAMHHLRLMFVMLQADLRHLHDVGVEQAENTLKKLIPHHQNLLNLMVELSNAFGAIFIIHLAFFSGTMCFFGFAARIHCSPESIKNLFAANIILVCIFTCCYYGQNLTDASVDIAQAAYESQWHLKSQEYQKCILFIMLRSQKAQYIKSTSFTDVSLQTFTKILNVTWSFLSLITKVYEA